The following coding sequences are from one Dreissena polymorpha isolate Duluth1 chromosome 8, UMN_Dpol_1.0, whole genome shotgun sequence window:
- the LOC127840325 gene encoding bifunctional endo-1,4-beta-xylanase XylA-like isoform X1 yields MNSLLICMCLIGVATAGSMFRYGGDNDYWYGNQWNNGGYGNWWGNNWNNWNGNSWYGNNWMSNWYGNNWNYEGGNNWNNWYGNYRNNWMGNWNNWNGNNWNNWNGNNWNSWYGNWNNDWNGNYGENNWYGRNYYNNGKK; encoded by the exons ATGAACAGTTTGCTGATTTGCATGTGCCTGATCGGCGTGGCGACCGCTGGGTCCATGTTCCGGTACGGAGGCGATAACGACTACTGGTACGGGAACCAGTGGAATAACGGAGGGTACGGCAACTGGTGGGGAAACAACTGGAATAATTGGAACGGAAACAGCTGGTACGGAAATAATTGGATGAGCAACTGGTATGGAAACAACTGGAATTACGAGGGCGGAAACAACTGGAATAACTGGTATGGAAACTACAGGAATAATTGGATGGGGAACTGGAATAATTGGAATGGAAACAACTGGAATAACTGGAATGGAAACAACTGGAATAGCTGGTACGGGAACTGGAATAATGACTGGAACGGAAACTATG GTGAAAACAACTGGTATGGACGCAACTACTACAACAACGGAAAGA AGTAG
- the LOC127840413 gene encoding bifunctional endo-1,4-beta-xylanase XylA-like, whose protein sequence is MNSLLICACLIGVATAGSIFRYEEHGDNDNWYGNRWNNGWYGENGNWGRSNWNNWNGNSWYGNNWMENWYGNNWNNEGNNWNNWYGENRNNWYGENRNNWYGENRNNWYGNDWTNDAGYYRNNGYGKWNNWSGENKNNWYGNDWNYDAGYYRNNGNGNWNNWYGNWNNDWQGWNGIFGDNNWYGRNYYNNGNGFYSRFFSKRATIAKSRSEPEQLSNIVSLLILSKTSMNSLLICACLIGVATAGSISRYEERDDNWYGNRWNSGWYGENGNWGRNNWNNWNGNNGYGNNWMGNWYGNNWNNEGNSWNNWYGENRNNWYGENRNNWYGESRNNWYGENRNNWYGNDWNNDAGYYRNNWNGNNWNNWYGNWNNDWNGGNGNYGENNWYGRNYYNNGNGNYNGFYNRFFGKK, encoded by the exons ATGAACAGTTTGTTGATATGCGCGTGCCTGATAGGCGTGGCAACCGCTGGTTCCATCTTCCGGTACGAAGAACACGGTGATAATGACAACTGGTATGGAAACCGGTGGAATAACGGATGGTATGGAGAGAACGGCAACTGGGGAAGAAGCAACTGGAATAATTGGAATGGCAACAGCTGGTACGGAAATAATTGGATGGAAAACTGGTATGGAAACAACTGGAATAACGAGGGAAACAACTGGAATAACTGGTATGGAGAAAACAGGAATAACTGGTATGGAGAAAACAGGAATAACTGGTATGGAGAAAACAGGAACAATTGGTATGGAAATGACTGGACTAACGATGCTGGTTACTACAGGAATAACGGGTACGGCAAGTGGAATAACTGGTCTGGAGAAAACAAGAATAACTGGTATGGAAATGACTGGAATTACGATGCTGGCTACTACAGGAATAACGGGAACGGCAACTGGAATAACTGGTACGGCAACTGGAACAATGACTGGCAAGGCTGGAACGGAATCTTTG GTGACAACAACTGGTATGGGCGGAACTACTACAACAACGGCAACG GATTCTACAGCCGCTTCTTCTCAAAGA GAGCCACAATTGCAAAGAGCCGGTCAGAGCCTGAACAGTTGAGTAATATTGTTTCCCTGTTAATCCTGTCCAAG ACTAGCATGAACAGTTTGTTGATATGTGCGTGCCTGATCGGCGTAGCAACTGCTGGTTCCATCTCCCGGTACGAAGAACGCGATGACAACTGGTACGGGAACCGATGGAATAGCGGATGGTATGGAGAGAACGGCAACTGGGGGAGAAACAACTGGAATAATTGGAATGGCAACAACGGGTACGGAAATAATTGGATGGGCAACTGGTATGGAAACAACTGGAATAACGAGGGAAACAGCTGGAATAACTGGTATGGAGAAAACAGGAATAACTGGTATGGAGAAAACAGGAATAACTGGTATGGAGAAAGCAGGAATAACTGGTATGGAGAAAACAGAAATAACTGGTATGGAAATGATTGGAATAACGATGCTGGTTACTACAGGAATAACTGGAATGGAAACAACTGGAATAACTGGTACGGCAACTGGAACAATGACTGGAATGGCGGGAACGGAAACTATG gTGAAAACAATTGGTATGGACGGAACTACTACAACAACGGGAACGGGAACTACAACG GGTTCTACAACCGCTTCTTTGGAAAGA AGTAG